The window taatcaaatataattcaacatAATCAACATGATTCAATTCATAactaaaatccaatataatcctaataacataataatataattctaatattattaaaagcaTTTAAAACTTACCTTATTTAGCAGTTGTGCCGGCGGCGACGGTGGAGAGGCGCGACGACGGTGGAGAGGCGCGGCgacggtggaggaggcggcTGAAGGTGGAGGAAGCTCGACGATCTTCAATAGACGGTGGATGaaacctaataacaataaatataatcaaactcaatatataacatattatacataaataacaCTCAATATAACCAAAAACAAACTACAataaaacctcaatcaaaccaaaatcaaaacaaaaccctaaattaaacaacttctaacctaaatcaaaccaaaatcaaaccaaaatcaaaccaatctaacatatatcaaacaaaaacatatataacattaatcaacctaaatcaaaccaaaatcaaaccaaatcaaaccataatcctaaattaaacaaaatctaacataaatcaaacaaaaccatatataacattaatcaacctaaatctaacaattccaaaccaaatctaacatatataacattaatcaaTACTTAGATAAACTTCCTTCATATTTATCAAGCATTAGATCATCAAGGAACTATGACCCTATTTATAGAATTAAAACCTAATCTCAATCAAATACTAATAAAgaagataaatttaaaacaataacatAACTTTCCTAAACACACTTATAATAATCTAATACTTCAGAAATTCAATCATTCAAACAGATTCAATCATACCAAGTTGAATTGATTCAATCAGAttcaataataacattaataaaactaaatctaacaattcctaaaaactaaccctaaaaTCTAACCTGTATAACactaatatatctaaataaacCTAAAATCTTGAAATTGACCTTCAATCATACGGACGGCGAAGGCACGGCTGAGGCGCGGCGGAGGCACGGCGGCAGATCTTCAACCGGATCCGCGACAGATCTTCAACCGGATCCGCGGCAGATCTTCAACCGTAGAGGCGTTGGCGGCTACAAGAGGGCGGCGTCTTGGCGGCGTTGTCTTCTACGGGAGGCGTCGTCTTCTTTAGCCGGAGGGAGTCGTCGGATGGCGGGAGGCGGCGTCGTCTTCTTGTTGGCGGCGCTGGCGAAAAGAAGCGGCTGGGAGAGAGAGTGATTAGGGAAAAGAAACggggaagagagaaagaaggtttttttttataattaaataggTGATTCCtaagagttatatgaaaactctcggtttttatttaattaattctgagagttttcatataaccctcggtttttattaacaaaatgaattccgagagttatatgaaaactctcggtttttgattgtttaaattccgaaagttttcatataactctcggttttgattatttcTTGACATTtacacaattaaatttaaatacacaaaaccgagaggttttggTATATCTGTCggtttttatgcatatttccgaaagttatatatttaactttcggttttaaaacatgacaaattgttaaattatttggtttctcactttctaataacgttgaacaacattaatttaacacatttgatatccttaaaatatttctcaatccatatgatcaaacattacacaaatacataagataatcctacataaacattcatatacacttctctatatgatcaaacacattcatgaacattttaacattaaacacaatctaaaattttaaaataaaacacacacttgataatattagttaggagtctagattggaaggtagaaaaccaattaatataataatttgtgaaatagtaattccgagagttaataataaaactttcggttttatgggtatttccgaaagttttactctaaactctcggaattaccatttcacaaattgttaaattaattgatttttaatcttctaatgatCTTGAACATCATTAATATAACACATTTGATACccttaaaacattacataatccatatgatcaaactttatacacattcatgtgatcatcaaacacaaacatatatatatacacttctttatataatcaaacacaataataaacattttaacattaaacacaatcttaatttttaaaaaacaacacacacttgattagattatttTGGAGTTTAGATTAGtaggtgaaaaaccaattaattttccaaattatgaagtggtaacaccgaaagttaaaagtaaaactttcggttctGATGGGTTTCATcgaaagttttgaataaacctctcggttctgaccttaaacagaatgtttttgggaagggacaaaaccgaagattcatttgaaaatcttcggttttgacccttcccaacacttagaattttttctgttttttttaaacaagggtcaaaaccgaaggttcatttgaaaaccttcggtttttacccttcccaacacttagaaaattttctgttttttttttaaataagggtcaaaaccgaaggttttcaaataaaccttcggttttgacccttcccaacacttataaaattttatgttttttttaaacaagggtcaaaaccgaaggttttcaaataaaccttcggttttcacccttacccatacttagaattttttctgattttttttaaacaagggtcaaaaccgaaggttcatttgaaaaccttcggttttgacccttacccatacttagaatttttctgattttttttaaacaaaggtcaaaaccgaaggtttatttcaataaaccttcggttttgacccttacccatacttagaatttttctattttttttaaacaagggtcaaaaccgaaggttttcaaataaacattcggtttttacccttacccatacttagaattttttatgttttttttaaacaagggtcaataccgaaggttttcaaataaacattcggttttacccttacccatacttaaaatgttttctgttttttttaaacaagggtcaaaacgaaggttttcaaataaaccttcggtttttacccttacccatatttggaattttttctgttttttttaaacaagggtcaaaaccgaagggtcaaaaccgaaggttcatttgaaaaccttcggttttgacccttcccaacacttagaattttttctgttttttaaacaagtgttaaaaccgaaggtttagttgaaaaccttcggttttggccatgTTGTTTTAAAAAAGAGGTGAAAAGCAAAccaaaagaaaataattcatgaacaacatattaaaaaccaaaccaaagataataataataattcataattatgaaaacaAAAGACATCAAaatgtcatcgttcgtacggaaaagaaaacacataattaatcaaatgatATAATCtcgaaattattagatgggggaggaggggggtggttgattctatcgactcctcaacaattcAAGTTGAtgttcgagattctccaatTTCTGTGCCATTTCAGCcttgtccgctttaatttcactcagCAATTGGCCTCTTTCCacatccctcaatcggatttgctccatttccagcgtcatatttctcacctcttcctcacgtggcgtaatttctgtttgtgctagcaaattctggtaatACCGAgacagtttctccggtgtacgccgaagactatgccatgactcacccatcctaaatgcatttcatatatatacatatatatatatatatattaatcaaacaaaataaccataacctaaatctaatctaaacaataacaaatctaaatcaaactaccaaacaaataatctaaactagcctaaatctagataatataaactacattataagaaatctaaatctaataataaacaacaacaaaaaacaaatcaatCTAACCTGAACGCGAGAAGACAAAGAAGAGAAGCGGCGATGGAGGAGGAGGCtgcggcgcggaagagagagaaaggagagagtcgaatgaaaaagagaagggttagagtttgtatttatagaggtagttaccgaaggttttcattgaaaaaccttcggaaataaccataaccaaacatagaattatttttaatttttttggggtgagtcaaaaccgaaggttattggaaaaccttcgcaacaAAGAATTTCAGAAAAGGTAAAACCAAAAGTTCTTTGattaaccttcgcaattaaaaatcttaggaattgcaaaaccgaaggtttttttaaaaaccttcgcaattaacccacatccaacacttacaATTATTTGTggttttgggaaggtaaaaaccaaaagttctacaaagaacttccggtactaattagtaaaaccgaaggttttacacccctctcggaatctatttttaataccgaaagatttgttcctctcggaagtatttaggagagttttataaaaccttcggtaaaaaccgtcggtaaaagTCGAATTTTTACCAATGTAACATCTCAAACTTTAAAAAGACAAAAAGATAATTgtccttttttttcttaaacacTTAGCAAAACGTTTTTCATCTAGAAATTCTTTCtcataattatgtatattttaaaattactaatGGATTTcatcttataaattataaatacataatttaaactaatttattatattattttttaaaaataaaattctaacactaaaatgataagaattaataaattttataaatacaattttaattatattattttaaaataataaatatttattatatattttaaaaatataaatacatatatttaaataataaagagtgactattaatttgaaaaagaaaagagaggGGCATTAATTTCTTCAATCCTTCCTCTGGCCGAATCTTATTGCTTGAATTGAATGCAAATGATTCTTTTTTTACAATTGATTGTAATATTGttcatcattaataaataatatatttgaggTATTATTGTATGTTCAACTTTCAACCCAAACCAAACAGTAATTTAGTGATGATAATGGTGCTTCATCAatgatgttattattatatatgatgtgTTTTCAGCCTacagaaaagaagaaatatatcAGACAAATCCTCTCTTTAATTTTACTAGTTCTTGTTGtacttaataattattaatgtttggtaATATTCATCTTCAGATTTGTTCTTCATCGCAAGGTGAGCATCCTTCCTGAGCTATTTCCGTTATTTGAAGGCCGGAATCGTACATGGATCCCGGTGTCCAGTTCGCCGGAAGAACACTATGTTTCATATAAATCCACTTCCCGTCGAACCCTGAGGTCACCACCATTCTCATTTGCAATGCGCCGCTTGGGACTCTGCTGGTCGCCCACACCGCATCGTTGCCTCGCCGGTTCAAACTACTCCAGTCCAAAGAACCAACCTGCACAACCAACCAAGttcacatttatatttttgttcaaatcAAATCATGAACGAATGAATCAATTCAAGTCACCTGAGCCACGTCAACTTCGACAATCTCTGTCTGACCGCCTTGAAAGATGAATTTGAGGGCGAGATAGCTTGGCCTATGGCTACTCTCATCCACATTGATTGTCAAGTTCTTGTTCTTGTATTCACATGGTATTCTGTTCCCATCAAATAATAATACACACCAGGTTTTTGTATGTTATTACCAAGtattaaaaaccaaaaaaaaaaaacaggtcAAATGGATTGATTTCAAACCTTCTGTATTGGACATCGAGAATACCCTGACGGAGAATATCGCGCTCTTTGCCCTTGTTAGCCATGGCGACAAAAGCACTACGGGTAAGGACAAACTCTGTGTTTTTGTCATTGTTGAGATCTGTCACTATCACCTTCGTCCCCTGTTTACTACACAGAGTGGCGTTCTTGCAACTTATCTACACAAACAAATTAACCAAAACAATCAATCCAAGCCCTACCCAACCCAAATATAGGAAATGGGGAAACACCAGACCCACATTAAAACAGGAACCACAGCCAGCTCCTTTTTTGTAGATGGAAGGAGAAGCAGCAGCGACCATTCCGTTACTGAAACTTGTGGTTAGAGAACCATACCCACAAGCCCCACCTGCAGCATTAATTATGGATCCATCTAATTtgtcaaatcaattaaaaatgaagaGTTTATgacgatgatgaagaagatgaattcTTTCTTACGAGAAATGGCATAATCGCCGGAGAAGTAGGCGACCTTGGAGTTATGCAGGCATCGATCACATGCCGCAGTTGCAGAAGAAGAAACTATGAGGACGAAGAAGAAATGGAGGaaacaaaaatatgttgaaGAATACATTATGTCTGGTTTTAGTGGGAGAGGAAGGTCTATAGtgcactatatatatattatgcttgtttgtttgataatatcatctacaaagaaaataaaataatatttacgtTAAAGttcttcatttaataatattatttgtgtcATTAAAGTCATCCAAAATGACACATTTTACTTtctaattagttatttataaatcattctttaaaaaagcacataaaagataaataaaaatacaataaaaaactGTAAGAACAAAAGTTTGAGACATATTATTTGACATTACACTCTTATTTTCGTTTGGCTGTAAGTTTTTTCTACTATGAAATTGATCATCCAACCaactttttaagtaaaaaatgtttttttttataatattgggATGCAagtaaaataagtaaaatattgaatgatgagtccaataacaaatattttactaaCCAACTTTCCAAACAAATTGTATATAAGTCTGTTATTTAATAACATAACCataattagatataaatttttattatttaattatattaaatatttaaaacaaagcaaataaaataatatagaaagtAAAAGTATAATAAACCAAACATtaaaaagttgttttttttttataatatagggatgcaaatttaatattgaatgattagtaaaatatattttactaatcAACTTTCTAAATAAATTGTACATCAGTCAAAGTTATTTAATGACATAAtcataattagataaaatttatattatttaattacattaaatatttaaaacaaagcaaaataatataaaaagtaaaagtaCGATAAACCAGacattaaaaagttattttttttataatatagggatacaaatttaatattgaatgattagtaaaatatattttactaatcAACTTTCTAAACAAATTGTACATCAGTCAAAGTTATTTAATGACATAAtcataattagataaaatttatattatttaattatattaaatatttaaaacaaaacaaaataataaagaaagtaAAGTATGATAaaccaaaaattttaaagttgttaTTTTGCTTGAAAAAATCAAGTTTTTAAATTAGTTGGGAATTGACGCATTCTTTTGCTAATGAGAGAAAGAAAGGAAGAAACGCTAACAGCATTCGCGTAAATAGTAAATAAATGCCGAAATTAGTAAATAGAACTATTTTTCAGTACAGTCACATAATATTCATGTTTTCTCAATATATTCAtgtctttattcattttctcaaaatatttatattttttttaaacttataattaagtcattaattatacattttctaat is drawn from Impatiens glandulifera chromosome 3, dImpGla2.1, whole genome shotgun sequence and contains these coding sequences:
- the LOC124930375 gene encoding expansin-like A2, producing the protein MYSSTYFCFLHFFFVLIVSSSATAACDRCLHNSKVAYFSGDYAISRGACGYGSLTTSFSNGMVAAASPSIYKKGAGCGSCFNVGLVFPHFLYLGWISCKNATLCSKQGTKVIVTDLNNDKNTEFVLTRSAFVAMANKGKERDILRQGILDVQYRRIPCEYKNKNLTINVDESSHRPSYLALKFIFQGGQTEIVEVDVAQVGSLDWSSLNRRGNDAVWATSRVPSGALQMRMVVTSGFDGKWIYMKHSVLPANWTPGSMYDSGLQITEIAQEGCSPCDEEQI